The following nucleotide sequence is from Rattus rattus isolate New Zealand chromosome 7, Rrattus_CSIRO_v1, whole genome shotgun sequence.
GGAGGCAGAgtccctacctttttttttttttttttcttggtatttcaagacagggtctctggctgtcctggagctcactcaagaccaggctggcctcaaactcacatatccacctgcttctgcttcccgagtttctgggattaaagatgggtgccaccactgcctggctaatagttcttaaaataatttatttttgttttatgtgtattgaaatttttcctctgtgtgtgtgtatttctgtctgtgcacaccatatatatatgtacacacacacacacacacacacacacacacacacacacacacacacagcctgcagaggttggaagagggcattgaatcccctggagttGGGGTTACAGATCACTGTAAgctgccttgtaggtgctgggaactgaatttgggttcTCTTGAGCCGATGACTGTCTCTGCAGCTCTGTCAGATGTGATAAAATGGTCAGTCTCTGCTGCTTAGAGGTGTGACATCAGCAGAGGTTTTAATGGTATGTCCGACTTTCTCTCTCTATTGCAGAATGCATGACAACATGTCCACAATGGTGTACATGAAGgaagagaagctggagaagcTTACGCAGGATGAAATCATTTCTAAGACCAAGCAGGTGATCCAGGGGCTGGAGGCCCTGAAGAATGAGCACAACTCCATCCTGCAGAGCCTGCTGGAGACGCTGAAGTGCTTGAAGAAGGACGATGAGAGCAACCTGGTGGAGGAGAAGTCCAGCATGATCCGCAAGTCCTTGGAGATGCTGGAGCTCGGCCTGAGCGAGGCACAGGTACCTGTGAGCGCCACTCAGTCACGAGTGTGCGTAGAGAGTGGTTCACTGGAGCCTCGCCAGCACACAGCGACCCCAGGGCCACAGTCCTTTGAGTGTTTGACTCCCTCACATAGAGATGAGGACATGGACTCATGGAAGCTCCCCTGACACCTGTGGCCCTGTCAGTAAAGCCAGTTAACGTTCAGCGGGGCAgtggtggccatgcctttaaccctagcactccggaagcagaggcaggcagggctctccgagtttgaggccagcctggtctatagagcaggttccaggatagtcagggctacacagagaatccctgtctcaaaaaaaccaaacaagcagacaagcaaacaagtaaacaagcaaacacctCCGTGCACTGGAGCGTGGCGTCTTCCCTACTGTTTTGCTTGTACAGTGAGTGAGTGAACAGAGGCAGACTTCTGGAACATCCATTCGGTCACTATCTAGAttccaatttaaaattttacatcttCACTTTGCTCTATTAGTTATAAACCATAGCTTCTCTTGTGTTAAACTCTTCTGGGGAGGAAGCCAGGATCTCATATGAGCCTATTGTCTGCCCCAAGTTCTgtggtttttgatttttatatatatcaatctgcctgcctgcctgcctgcctgcctgcctgcctgctttccttccttccttccttccttcctctcctctcctctcctctcctctcctctcctcttccctcctccccccctccagggtctctctgtatagtcctggctattctggaactctaTGAAGTTTcaagctgacctcgaactctcagggatctgcctctgcttctgcctctctctacctctctgtctctgtctctgtctctgtctctgtctctgtctctgtctctctctctctctctctctctttctctctgtgtctctgcccctacctttgtctgtctgtctgcctctgcctctctccccctccctctgtctgtctgtctctgcctctgtctgtctgtctgtctctgcctctgccggGTTTGGAGGCATGCACCGCTTTGCCAGGCTTAGCTCTTTTGTGTAAGGTGTGCACATTCTTGCTGTGGTCTGCACATGGAGGTTAGAGATTAACCCGTGGGAATCTgtctaccacatgggtcccagggttggactcaggccatcaggcttggtggcaagtctCTTTACCTGTTTGCTTGCCTCTGGTTCTGTTGTTGCAGGTGTTAggaacatggatttttttttttttttttttttttttttttttgcttgttagATGATAGGTTTTAGTCAAGAAGTAAGAGAAAGCCTTCCTTCTggtatttcatatttcatatctAGGAAGATGGTGACTCACTTACTATGCTGTGCCCAGGACCGGCAAATGCAGAGGGCACAGACTGaaggcctctgccttcctctgcttctttttgttgtagtaTGACTAGGAGTGTGAGGAACTTTGAGTAGTTGGTGGTGGCTACAGGATTCTTCCCATGCCCTCATGGGGAGGATGATTTACATGTTATTGCCCCTGCTCCACTGCTGGCCATTTACCTACCTGCACCAAACAGAAGCATGCACTCTGGTGTGGAAGGAGGCCGTGCAAAGTTAGGCTGGCTGGACCACATAGAAAGTGACGCATAAGAAGAGGAGCCGTGTATTTCCTGTCCTCTAGGGATGCTCTCACAGAAAGGTGGGGTGTAGATGTTCCAGGCTTATGGCCTGTGACACTCAGTCTGTAATCAGCTAGGCTTATGGTCCTGTGGCAGTCTAGTGTAATCTGTGCAAATACTTTCACAGAAAGTCGGCATGTAGATGTTCCAGGCCTATGGTCCTGTGTCCTGTGACCCTCCAGTGTACACTCCAGTGTGTGGTCTGTAAGCCTTATGGTCCTGTGTACACTCCAGTGTGTGGTCTGTGAGCCTTACGGTCCTGTGACATTCTAGTATGTGATCTGTGAGCCTTATGGTCCTGTGATACTCCAGTGTGTGGTCTGTGAGCCTTATGGTCCTGTGATACTCCAGTGTGTGGTCTGTGAGCCTTATGGTCCTGTGTACACTCCAGTGTGTGGTCTGTGAGCCTTATGGTCCAGTGTACACTCCAGTGTGTGGTCTGTGAGCCTTATGGTCCAGTGTACACTCCAGTGTGTGGTCTGTGAGCCTTATGGTCCTGTGTACACTCCAGTGTGTGGTCTGTGAGCCTTATGGTCCAGTGTACACTCCAGTGTGTGGTCTGTGAGCCTTATGGTCCAGTGTACACTCCAGTGTGTGGTCTGTGAGCCTTATGGTCCAGTGTACACTCCAGTGTGTGGTCTGTGAGCCTTATGGTCCTGTGTACACTCCAGTGTGTGGTCTGTGAGCCTTATGGTCCTGTGTATACTCCAGTGTGTGGTCTGTGAGCCTTATGGTCCTGTGTACACTCCAGTGTGTGGTCTGTGAGCCTTATGGTCCTGTGTGCACTCCAGTGTGTGGTCTGTGAGCCTTATGGTCCTGTGTGCACTCCAGTGTGTGGTCTATGACCCTTATGGTCCAGTGTACACTCCAGTGTGTGGTCTGTGAGCCTTATGGTCCAGTGTACACTCCAGTGTGTGGTCTGTGAGCCTTATGGTCCACTGTACACTCCAGTGTGCACTCCAGTGTGTGGTCTGTGCAGAGGTGGATGGAGACAAAGAACAGATCTTGTTTACACGCACACAGACAACATTTGGTGAATGTGAGGCGGAGTGCAGGGCACATGTGTGTTCCGGGCTCTCCTCCAAAGGCTGCTGCAGTGTGTAAACGTCTCTTCTGATCAGGTGATGATGGCCCTGTCTAATCACCTGAATGCCGTGGAGTCCGAGAAGCAGAAGCTCCGCGCTCAGGTTCGACGTCTGTGCCAGGAGAACCAGTGGCTGCGGGATGAACTGGCCAACACACAGCAGAAGTTACAGAAGAGCGAGCAGTCCGTGGCTcagctggaggaggagaagaagcacCTGGAGTTCATGAACCAGCTGAAGAAATACGACGACGACATCTCTCCCTCGGTGAGTGCTCTGCTCAGGCAGGGTCCGTAGGCTGTTTGAAAGCAGCAACCCATGTCTAGACCATGGctctggcaggcagaggcaggagagttgctgcaagttcaaggccagcctggtgaataccaggccagccagaactacacagcaAGACGCAGCCTGGAGGAAGAGCAGGGTTATAAAGGCTGGCTTCTGCCTGGGCGTGGTCTTAGCTGTGTTCACAGTTGGATGTAGTGACCGGTGTTTGCTGACTCGGTGTCCAGTTGAGGGCGAGGACTGCTGCTGTGCTGTTTTGCTTCCTTTGGCTGTTTTTGCGTCCGTTCGGGTGGGTGTCCGTTCGGGTGGGTGTTTGCTAGTACTCTGGCTTGGCTTCTGTGTTTTGGTGATGGGGATGGGATGCAGGCCTTTGCGTATGAAGATGCTGTCCCCTGGGCACAGCCCTGATTCTTGTCCCCTCTTTGGCCATCTCATCTTATTAGAACAACTGTTTGTCTCCCGTGGTCTTGGCATCCCTAGGAGAGGTGTTTCATCGTGAGATTGGCTTCGCAGTTCCCTCCGCATAGACAGAGCTGTTGCCTACGGTGATGCTCTTTTGTGTCCTCACCGGGCTGCTTGCTCTCCTCactgtctgtgcctgtgcaccCACCGGAATCTGTTGAGGTTAAGATGTGAAACTGACAGGTTCTTAGCTCCTCTTGGGGCCCTACTATGCTCCTCTGTAGTAATGGGGCAGGGGGTGACTGTCTTTTCACGTGGTGGCCTGCAGTTAAGTTTCCTCAGTTCAAACCTCTTtggctcctttttttcttttgcaggggtgtgggggtggggggagttgggGAGTCATCGACCCTCAGGCCTTGCTCAGGCAGGCAAGTTTAGTAAAGTTACTGCTCTTTACCGGGCTGATGGGTCAACCACACTCAGATAGTCTTATGGTTAACTCTAAACCTGGCTATCCCATCTGCTCTGTAGTAAATAAAACGGAGTTTTCAGTTAAGGCAGCGTGGTGGTCTGGGAAGTAAGGATGCTTGGTCTCTTGTAGGAAGACAAAGACTCTGATTCTTCCAAAGAGCCGTTGGATGACCTCTTCCCGAATGACGAGGATGACCCAGGACAAGGAAGTGAGTCGCACGAGTGTGACCGTGTCATTAAATGTGGAGCATTGCGTGCTGCTTCCTCTCTGAGGACGTTCTTGTCATAGTGTACTTGGCCTGTGAGACTGCTGTGTATTTGCTCACATGAGCTCTCACGGTGGTAGCCCAGGTCGGCTTGGGATTTTTTTGAAAGAGTAAGCATttctatgtgcatgagtgtttcaTTCGCATGTATGCGTATGTACTAGGTGTGTCTGgtgccacagaggtcagaagagggtggcagAGCCCCTAGAAATGGaattacagctggttgtgagctgccatgtgcgtgctgggaactgaaccccagtcctttgcaggagcagtaaatgtgtgctcttaaccactgaactatctttccagccctagaCCTCTTGGTTCTTTTGCCTCATCCTCTCCAAttatgggattacaggtgtgtgccaccgtaTCTGGGAGATTGCTTCTGTCTTTCCCAAACTTTAAGTTAGTCAGTGTGTGGTGGGATGTTGTTAGTGTAGGCGTGGGTCTTTGCAGGGTTAAAGAAGTCAGAGTGCTTACCCTTTAAGCTTCTCCCTGTGGAATCCTACAGTGTTGTCGGTCTGCAGCACACTGTCCCCAGGAGGCTGTTTCTCTTGACTTGCTCAGGGGTTCCCAGGAGAGTGTGGGTTAGCATATGCACTGACTGGAACTAGGGTGCTGTCCAAGTATTGACCATTCTGTCTTAACCACTGCCATGTCTGTACCTTCTCTATGCAGTCCAGCAGCAACACAGCAGTGCTGCGGCCGCCGCCCAGCAGGGCGGCTATGAGATCCCTGCCCGGCTGCGCACGCTCCACAACCTGGTGATCCAGTATGCCTCGCAGGGGCGTTACGAGGTGGCGGTGCCACTCTGCAAGCAGGCCCTGGAGGACCTGGAGAAGACTTCCGGCCACGACCACCCTGATGTGGCTACCATGCTCAACATCCTGGCCCTGGTGTACAGGCTAGTCCTTGGGTTACTGCACTGAGCTTTCTGAGAGACAGCTTTGAACCTGCCTGCTTTGGCGGAGTGTGTCGTGAACCTTTGTGAAACAGCTTTCCTGCCCTCCTGTCTGCTTCAGACAGCCAGCAGTTAACCTAGATATTCAGCCAGCTGGGCGGCAGGGGTCCTGCAGGACCAGAGAAGGGGCTCCCTGTGGCCACTGGGCCAGCTCTTCCTGAGTAGCCATTTTGCCCTCTGCACTGACCAACTCAGTCATTTTGACGTCTTTAAAATCcattttagtttatgtgtgtgtgttttgcctgtgtgtgtctgtgcaaatgcaggcaaaacacccacacacttaATATAAACGTTTTCCCCCTTAGGATAATCTTCTGAAGCAGGTTCTCTCTTAAAGCTTGTTAGAGGGATGCTCCTGCCACAGTGCTCCTGTGTGGGCAGAGCTGGCTGTTCTCCCTTCGTTAGTGAGTGAGGGATTGTTTCagtgtgtatttctttaagtatatatttaaagtCATCTGCACTTTCCCTGGAAATTTACTGTAGGGATTTACAGTGCTCTACAATTCGCACTTTTAATCTGAATTTCCTGGTGGGCTTCAGTCTCACTGTGCTGGGCCTGATCCCTGATCCCCTGACTAAGCAGGTCTAGGGCAGGTGTGGGTCTCTCCGGACTTCTGGCTTTAGTCGCCTCCTGCTGGCAGAGACTCTGTTCTGTCTGACCAACCATaggctctgccctctgctctggaCTGCCTTCTTGGCCAGCACTGCAGTCAGAATTGCATGTGTAAGGTTCAGGCTGGCTGGAGTGAATGCTTTGAATGCCTGAGCTCTGGGAGCTCAGTCCTCAGTGTCAGTAATGGCTTACTAACTAACCAGCCGGGGGGTTCTGTGACCAGCCTCCAGCTGAACGGGCCATGTGCTTCATTTAGGGATCAGAACAAATATAAAGACGCAGCAAACCTCCTGAACGATGCCCTGGCTATCCGTGAGAAAACCCTGGGCCGAGATCACCCTGCGGTGCGTAtgccctctccttcccagccTTGACATTTCATTTTCCCCAATACATTTTTGTCCAGCTCAGCCCAGTGACGAGCTCAACAGGGAGGGTCTGAGAGCCACCTTGTCCCAGATGGTTCCAGTAGGGCCCGCTCAGGTAGTGGCACGCTCACACCCTTGGTTTCCCTCTGATTTGTCAAGTCACCTCCTCAGATCACTGGCTCACTTCACTTTGATCCAAAATCAAGGCGCATGACCTCCTCTACACTTGTTCTTCATGATCTGTGTGGTCTTTATGTGTCCGCTCAGATGTGCACAGAGACCCGGTTTGGTTGGCTTTGTGGCTTCGAGAAATTGAAGAATCAAGATCCTGCTGATTTGTTAGTTTCAGTGATGTTTTGTAGTGAGGCCCTCTGATCTGCTGATGCCCCACGCATGTGGGAGGATCCGGGGCTCCCCTATGGCCGCGCTCACAGGGGCTCCTTGTGGCCTTCTGTCTTGGCAGGTGGCTGCGACCCTCAACAACCTAGCAGTGCTGTACGGTAAGCGCGGCAAGTACAAGGAGGCCGAGCCGCTGTGCAAACGGGCCCTGGAGATCAGGGAGAAGGTGAGAGCAGCcgcctctttccctccctctccccccccttcttccctctcccctccctctctctccctctccctccccctctctctccctctctctctccctctctctccctctcctctctctctctctccccccctccccccctttctcttcgGGGGATGACGTCATTTTAAGGTTTGAGAACTGAGCGCAATGataagttattatttattatttgcttacTGAGAGTAACTCCTGGAAAGGCGGACAGGGTCTCCTGTGTAGCCCCGATGTTCTGCCGTTGACCAGCAATGTTCTGAGTAGCAGGGGGAAGTGCATTGGTCTCTGGGTTTCACTGATGGTGTGTTCTTGTCGTTGAAGATATTTCAGTTTAAGAAGTGCACTGTCCGGGCAGTGCCGTacgcctttggtcccagcacgtgggaggcagaggcaagtggagctctatgagtttaaggccagcctggtctacagagtggtttcaggacagccagggctacacatagggaccctttctcaaaaacaagaatAAGTTTACTGGAGCTAGAAAGGgggttcagctgttaagagcactggcagcttttacagaggacataggttcaatttccaacacccacatggtggctcacaactgtatgtaaccccagttctaggagATACAAAGTTttcttctggcttcagtgggcgtcaggtgtgcatgtgatgtacagaaacataaataaatcctaaacAACTATACAGATTTCACTGCATATCATCCAGTGGCATGGGCAGAGGCCTGGCATAGCAGGCAGGGCTGCAGACTGAGTCCAGGCTGGCAGTAGCCAGTCTTTCCTCACACTGTACACTAGCACCCGTGGTGTCTAAAGTGGGGGGCCTTGTCTGTGCAGCAAACACAGCAAGTCCAGggcacagaagaaaatttgtATTTGTCACAGGTTCCCAGGGTGGACTGCAAACTAGACAGGATGACAGGTCTCAGTTCAACCTGGTGCTTTCTTTTGGtttaagatttacttactttGATTtcgtgtatatgagtgtttttgcctacaagcatgtatgtgtactggatgtgtgcttggtgccagaagagggcaccagagcccTGGGAACTGCAGTCACGGTtaggagctgctgtgtgggtgctgggaactgaacctaggtcctctgcaagagcagctcatgctcctaaccactgagccacctctgcagccccagcATGGCCTTTCTTAGTTGTTTCTCAGTGATACTGGCAGGTGGTCATTTAATTTTGAGCCATATGGCAAGGATTACGAAATGTAAAGATAGTTCTTCAAACTTTTTTATTAGgcttatttacttcattttatgtatgagtgttttgcccgcatgtgtgtctgtgcaacaCATGTCTGCTTAGTACCCTCCGAGGTTAGACGATGGCATTGGATGTCAACCCATGGAACTGAagttcagatggttgtgaacgACCACTGGGATGCTAGACGTGAAACCCAGGTCTCctgcaagtgttcttaaccgcaGTCGTCTCTCCGGCCCCCTTAGATAACACTGTATTGTGTATTGTGCTTACTTAGGGAGGGAAGTGTCCGGTTGGGCGGGCCAGGTTCAAGGGCAGGGCACGTGTAAAGAAGGGTCAAAGGGTCAGGTCAGAGGTTTCTGAGCTGGGGCTCGGGGAGGTTGTCTATTTAGTGCAGAGGAAAAGCCATTATAAAGACAACCCCTCCCACGTCTACTGAAGTCTTTCTGTGGAGCTTCTCGCTTGGAAGGAGCGTTGCCTCTCCACTGGTTGGGGCCCAGGATGGATCGCCTGTAGGGCAGAGCccaggagaggaggagcagggctCCTGGAGCCCCGAGTCAGTTTTCCAGGGGCGGGAGGTTGTGTTTGAACCGAATCTTGGCTAGCTGACTTCACCAtttcagagacagggagagggagagcgtgTGGGGAAGGTGCAGGGCCTGGACAGggttctggttttttgttttagtttttcctgAGCTAGgccttctctgtgtagtcctggagctccctctgtagcccaggctggccttgaagtccctgagatctgcctgcctgtgcctccgcCTCCTAGAGTACCATGACGAGGGTGTGCATCATCAGCCCGGTGCCTGACCCAGTGTCGGAGGGAATTAGGTGTGAGTTTGTTTTTCCATCTGTGTCCGGCTCCTTTTCTAGGATGATGGATGCTGAGGGCAGACACCAAATTTTGCGGTCTTGAGTTTATGTTCTAGGGCAAGGATCAGGCAAGGAAGGGATGAGCAAGGATATTTTTGGTGCTGAGACTTAGCCGGGAAGAATGGCAGGTGTGCTGTGACGCAGTGGGGAGGGAAGACTCCTTAGTGTTAGATGAGGGATGAGcccactgggtcctgggtgaGTCTGTTGGAGTGGGGCTGCTTGGAGAGCAGCCAGCACCTGGGATGCGACGTTTGTCATGAATTAGACAAAGCTGCTAAGGGGTGTGGAAGcttatgtctgtaattccagcccctcAGCCGGACTGTCAAGATTTCAAAGCTAGCTTGGGCTaaatagcaagtttcaggctagcctacACTACAGAGTGAGACTATCTCTAAAGAAACGAACAgatacccccccacccccccaccctccagaaaaaggaaaaggaaagcgcCAGGTGTGGTCGGTCAGGGCTGTGATTCCAGCCCTTGGTGGGTAGAGGTGGGAAAATGTGATGCTGAAGGCTGCccctggctacatagtgacatGTTTGTTCCCACCCTGAATATAAGGGAGCTGAGGAAGCGCGGTGAGGTCAGGGACTCCAACCAGTCTGCTGTGGTGGCATGGGAGTTCTGCGAGGGCTTCCTGTGTG
It contains:
- the Klc1 gene encoding kinesin light chain 1 isoform X9, whose product is MHDNMSTMVYMKEEKLEKLTQDEIISKTKQVIQGLEALKNEHNSILQSLLETLKCLKKDDESNLVEEKSSMIRKSLEMLELGLSEAQVMMALSNHLNAVESEKQKLRAQVRRLCQENQWLRDELANTQQKLQKSEQSVAQLEEEKKHLEFMNQLKKYDDDISPSEDKDSDSSKEPLDDLFPNDEDDPGQGIQQQHSSAAAAAQQGGYEIPARLRTLHNLVIQYASQGRYEVAVPLCKQALEDLEKTSGHDHPDVATMLNILALVYRDQNKYKDAANLLNDALAIREKTLGRDHPAVAATLNNLAVLYGKRGKYKEAEPLCKRALEIREKVLGKDHPDVAKQLNNLALLCQNQGKYEEVEYYYQRALEIYQTKLGPDDPNVAKTKNNLASCYLKQGKFKQAETLYKEILTRAHEREFGSVDDENKPIWMHAEEREECKGKQKDGSSFGEYGGWYKACKVDSPTVTTTLKNLGALYRRQGKFEAAETLEEAALRSRKQGLDNVHKQRVAEVLNDPENVEKRRSRESLNVDVVKYESGPDGGEEMRKMKLGLVK
- the Klc1 gene encoding kinesin light chain 1 isoform X12 — encoded protein: MHDNMSTMVYMKEEKLEKLTQDEIISKTKQVIQGLEALKNEHNSILQSLLETLKCLKKDDESNLVEEKSSMIRKSLEMLELGLSEAQVMMALSNHLNAVESEKQKLRAQVRRLCQENQWLRDELANTQQKLQKSEQSVAQLEEEKKHLEFMNQLKKYDDDISPSEDKDSDSSKEPLDDLFPNDEDDPGQGIQQQHSSAAAAAQQGGYEIPARLRTLHNLVIQYASQGRYEVAVPLCKQALEDLEKTSGHDHPDVATMLNILALVYRDQNKYKDAANLLNDALAIREKTLGRDHPAVAATLNNLAVLYGKRGKYKEAEPLCKRALEIREKVLGKDHPDVAKQLNNLALLCQNQGKYEEVEYYYQRALEIYQTKLGPDDPNVAKTKNNLASCYLKQGKFKQAETLYKEILTRAHEREFGSVDDENKPIWMHAEEREECKGKQKDGSSFGEYGGWYKACKVDSPTVTTTLKNLGALYRRQGKFEAAETLEEAALRSRKQGLDNVHKQRVAEVLNDPENVEKRRSRESLNVDVVKYESGPDGGEEA
- the Klc1 gene encoding kinesin light chain 1 isoform X8 gives rise to the protein MHDNMSTMVYMKEEKLEKLTQDEIISKTKQVIQGLEALKNEHNSILQSLLETLKCLKKDDESNLVEEKSSMIRKSLEMLELGLSEAQVMMALSNHLNAVESEKQKLRAQVRRLCQENQWLRDELANTQQKLQKSEQSVAQLEEEKKHLEFMNQLKKYDDDISPSEDKDSDSSKEPLDDLFPNDEDDPGQGIQQQHSSAAAAAQQGGYEIPARLRTLHNLVIQYASQGRYEVAVPLCKQALEDLEKTSGHDHPDVATMLNILALVYRDQNKYKDAANLLNDALAIREKTLGRDHPAVAATLNNLAVLYGKRGKYKEAEPLCKRALEIREKVLGKDHPDVAKQLNNLALLCQNQGKYEEVEYYYQRALEIYQTKLGPDDPNVAKTKNNLASCYLKQGKFKQAETLYKEILTRAHEREFGSVDDENKPIWMHAEEREECKGKQKDGSSFGEYGGWYKACKVDSPTVTTTLKNLGALYRRQGKFEAAETLEEAALRSRKQRVAEVLNDPENVEKRRSRESLNVDVVKYESGPDGGEEVSMSVEWNGMRKMKLGLVK
- the Klc1 gene encoding kinesin light chain 1 isoform X11, with protein sequence MHDNMSTMVYMKEEKLEKLTQDEIISKTKQVIQGLEALKNEHNSILQSLLETLKCLKKDDESNLVEEKSSMIRKSLEMLELGLSEAQVMMALSNHLNAVESEKQKLRAQVRRLCQENQWLRDELANTQQKLQKSEQSVAQLEEEKKHLEFMNQLKKYDDDISPSEDKDSDSSKEPLDDLFPNDEDDPGQGIQQQHSSAAAAAQQGGYEIPARLRTLHNLVIQYASQGRYEVAVPLCKQALEDLEKTSGHDHPDVATMLNILALVYRDQNKYKDAANLLNDALAIREKTLGRDHPAVAATLNNLAVLYGKRGKYKEAEPLCKRALEIREKVLGKDHPDVAKQLNNLALLCQNQGKYEEVEYYYQRALEIYQTKLGPDDPNVAKTKNNLASCYLKQGKFKQAETLYKEILTRAHEREFGSVDDENKPIWMHAEEREECKGKQKDGSSFGEYGGWYKACKVDSPTVTTTLKNLGALYRRQGKFEAAETLEEAALRSRKQRVAEVLNDPENVEKRRSRESLNVDVVKYESGPDGGEEMRKMKLGLVK